ATGTCGAATTCGACTTCTTGCCCTTCTTCTAAGTCCGGGCCGCCGACGTCTTCCATGTGGAAGAACACGTCATCGTCGGCATCGTCGGTTTCGATGAAACCGTAGCCACCCGTATCGTTGAAGAAGTCTACAGTGCCTGTCGCCATGGTTACAGCCGCGTGAGGTTTTTCGCGCGCGGGCCTTTGTCGGCCTGCTCAATCTCGAATTCCACTTCTTGCCCCTCCTCGAGGTCAGGACCGTCGATGTCCTCCATGTGGAAGAAGACGTCCTCGTCGGAGTCTTCGGTATCGATGAAACCGTAACCGCCTGTGTCGTTGAAGAAGTCTACCGTACCGGTCGCCATTGCAATTCGAACGTTGTGCCGGGGTGTATTAAAACTATGCGCATATATTTCGCCGGATTAGGCGGGAAATAACTGTACCCAGTCCCTTCCACAAAGTCCTTATTGAGTGGTTGAAATGTATACAACGATGCTATCGAGGGGGAAGCGACTGGGATATGCGGCCTATGAGCGATTGCTCCAGTGGGAACTGTCAGGGACGCCCGACCACGTCGCAGTCATCATGGACGGGAACCGAAGATACGCTGAAAAGCAGGGTGCAAAAAAACAGGAGGGTCACAAAGAGGGGGCCCAGACGACGGAGGCACTGCTGAACTGGTGCGACGAGCTCGGCGTCCGGGAAGTAACGCTGTACACATTCTCGACGGAGAATTTCGACCGCGACCCCGAGGAGCGCGAGCACATCTTCGACCTCGTCGAGCAGAAGCTCCGGACGTTTGCCGACGCCGACCGAGTTCACGAGGCCGGCGTGTGTATCCGCGCCATCGGCGAGACGGAGATGCTTCCCGAGCGGGTTCGTGATGCTATCGACTACGCCGAAGGGCGAACCGCTCAGTACGACCAGCTCAACCTCAACATCGCGCTGGCCTACGGTGGCCGGGCCGAACTGCTCGGCGCGGCCCGCGATGTCGCCGCTGCCGTCGAGGACGGGACTCTCGACCCGACAGACGTCTCAGCGGACACCATCGAAGCGCGACTCTACGAGGGGCCGACCCGCGATGTCGATCTCATCGTTCGGACCGGCGGCGACGAGCGCACCTCGAACTTCCTGCCGTGGCACGCTAACGGCAACGAGGCCGCCACGTTCTTCTGTACCCCCTACTGGCCCGAGTTCCGGAAAGTCGATTTCCTGCGGGCGATTCGAACCTATCAGAACCGAGAACAGTCTTGGCGGACGACCCGTGCCGAGCGGTCGCTCGCACTGGTTCGTGCCATCGAACAGTCGGAGCTACCGACGGCCAAACGGATGCTCGGACGGTTCCGCGACGCGCTCCCGAGCACCGAGCGCAAGCAGGTCGACGAAGAGTACGACCTCGCGGACTGATATCCTAGCGGCCGAATCGCCGCTGGCGCTCTTGATAATCCCGTAACGCCCGCAAGTAATCCCGCAGCCGGAAGTTCTGCCAGTTCACGTCGGTGAAGTACAGTTCCGAGTACACGGACTGCCAGATCATGAAATCGGAGAGCCGCTCGGCCCCGGTTTTGATGACGAGATCCGGATCGGTCGGGAAGACCAGATGCTCTTCGACCGCAGTCTCGTCTATGTCAGCTGGATCGAGAGCACCGGTATCGACGCTTTCGGCGAGCTTCTGGACGGCCGTTGCGAACTCCGACTGTCCGCCGAGACCGATCGAGATCTGAATCGGCGCGTCGGCCGTCGTCTCGTCGTTCGGTACTCTGACCGCTATCTCCCGTGGCGCGGTGACGCTTTCGAGTTCGCGCTGGAGTGTCGGAATCGCCTCCTCATCGAGGACGCTCACGTAGACGACGACGGTATCGGTACCGTACTGGACCGCCCAGTCGAAGAACCGCTCTAACGTCCTGTAGGCACCGTCTCCCAGCAGGTCCCGCTCCGTAATCACCAGCGCGACCGTCTCGGGCAGGTCGGCGTCGCTGCGCCGAACGCGCGTTGCGAGATATCGGTCGTATAGTCCCACACCAGTCGGTATGCTGACAGCCGCAGTAAATCCCACGGTACCGTCGCCTCCACAGTTCGGAAAGGGTAAGTGCCTCTCGGGGATACCGGTGGGACGTGACTGGCACAGTCCGTCGGGCAGGCGCGTTCGCCGCCGTGGGGACCCTCGCGGTCGCCGTCCCGGCCGCAACGGGCTTTCGCTCGCTCGAACTCGCGACTGTCGCCGCTATCGCACCCTTCGTCCTCGTCGCCGCGCTCGGCGTGACGGTCATCGGACAGGACTCGCGGCTGTTCGACCTGTTCGCCCGCCCCGGTGACTACGAGGACGGGAAACTGTACGGCCTCACGGCCTTCTCGCTTGCCGCTGCCGGCCTCGCGTTGCTTGCCGTCCGATTCAGTCTGCCGGTGCCGGTGTTTGTCGGCGTCGTCGTCATCGTCGCCTACGGGAACCTCGGTCAGCGGCTCGCGTACACTGTTCGCTCCGACGAGGTGGTCGCAACCGCGGGCTTCGTCCTCGTCGGCTTCGTTGCCGGCGTCACGGGACAGGTGCTCGGAACACGGATTCAGGCCGCTGTCGGCGAGGGAGCGGCTGCTGTCGATCTCCCGCTCGTGCTGTTTCTCGCCGCCAGCGGCGCGTTTGTCGCCGCGCTGCTTCGCTCGGTGCTGTTCGAGCGGGACGACCCGCTGGTGATGCTCACCGTGGGACTGCTGCTGTGGCTGTTTTTCGAACTCGACCCGTCGGTGACGGCACAGCGCGTCGTCATCGCACTTGCCGTGACAGTCCTGCTCGGATACCTTTCCTACGCACTTGACACCGCGTCTCTCCCGGGGATGCTCACCGGCGTCCTCCTCGCGTTTTTGACCATCGTACTCGGCGGGTTCGGCTGGTTCGCGATGTTGATCTCCTTCTTCGGGCTCGGTGGGCTCTCGACCAAGTATCGGTACGACGAGAAACTCGACCGCGGCATCGCAGAGGAAAACGAGGGCGCACGCGGGAGCGGAAACGTGCTCGCGAACTCTATCGTCGCACTGTTCGCCGTCGTCGCCGCGGCGGCGAGTCCGAGCCATACCGCCGTCGACCCGCTGCTGTTCTTCTACGCCTTCGCCGGGGCCGTCGCCGCCGCGATGACCGATACGTTCTCCAGTGAGTTCGGCGGGCTCTACGACAACCCGCGGCTCATCACGACGCTCAGACCCGTCGAACCGGGTACTGATGGTGGCGTCACATGGCAGGGCGTGGCTGCCGGGGCCGTCGGCGCGGGCATCATCGCCGGCATCGCCGCGCTCACCCAGAACATCGGGACGGTCGGCGGCGGCGTCATCCTCCTGTGCGGGCTGGTCGGCATGACCGTCGACAGCCTGCTGGGGGCGACCGTCGAGGGCTCGGTCGTCGGCAATCAGGGCGTCAACATGCTTGCGACGCTGGCGGCCGCTTTGACCGGTGCCGGTGTCGTGCTGGCCGTCGGTCTCCTATGATCCGCAAGGCCCGCTCCGAAGACGAAGCCACCCTCCGGGCTATCCAGACGAACGCGCTCGACGAGCCGTGGCCGGAACTGCTCGGCGTTGGAATCAACGGCCCGCCGCTCGTGCTGGTGCTCGATATCGGTGAGCCGGTCGGCTACGCGCTGGTGGTTCCGGACCACCCGGTCGCGTACTTGGCGGAGTTCGCCGTCACGCCCGGAAAACAAGGTCAGGGCCTCGGAACGACACTGATGGACGGGCTGCTGGAGAGACTCCGGGCTGGTGGATTCGAAACGGTCAGACTCACCGCGCGCGCTGACGACGGGCGGGTCCGTTCCTTCTACGATGGGTTCGAGTTCTCGGTCGCCGACGAACTACCCGACCACTACGACGACGGCGACGGCGTGTTGCTCGTTCGGGACCTCTAGCCCTCGATGCGAACGTGAACGGCTGTCGGCTGTTTGACGTACTCGCCGTGGCCGCCAGCGACGACAACATCGACGCCGCGTTGTGCAGCGACGTCGAGGAGTTTCTGTGAGCAATCGGCATCGATGACGACGGTCTTGGGAACGTCCGCAGCGGATTCTAGCAACGAAACAACGGCATCGGCGTCGCCCTCCGCGAGTAGCGTCGCGTCCTCGTCGACCAGCCTGACCGTCCCGCTGTGGTTCTGGATAACAGCTTCGATGTGGTCCGAAAGCGAGGGGATGGGCGGTTCGTCGCCGCTCTCGGTCGTATCCTCGTCGGTTGCTGCATCCGCTACCGCGGTCGCATTCGAGCCGTCCGTGACGTTCGTCTCGCCATCGGTTGTTTCGGCCTGCGCCGACCCGGTCTGTTCCCCGGGGGTCGGCTGGCTGTCGGCGGTATCCTCAGACATCGCGGCCGCCACGGCACCGCCATCAGCGGTCGTCGATTCCCCGGCATGGGACATCTCCTCGCGGATGCTGTCGAGGCTCTTGGCGCTTGCGACCGTCTCGTAGGGGACCTTGTCCCGCAGCGCCGACATCACCTCGCTACGCGAGAGATCCTCGACGGACTTGTCGCTGGGAGTGACAGCGACGTAGTCCACGTCGCCGACCTGCGCGAGTTCCTTCAGAATGAGGTCTCCACCACGGTCACCATCGAGGAACGAAGTCACCGTCCGACCGGCCGTCAGGTCGGCGATGGCGTCGGGGACATTTGTGCCCTCGACTGCGACGGCGTTCTTGATTCCGTATTTGAGTAGTTGCATCACGTCCGAGCGGCCTTCGACGACGACAATCGCGTCGGAGTCGGCCACCCGCGGGCCGGCCGGGAGTCCCTCGTAGTCGGTCACGTCGGCGACCCGGACCTGTTGTCTGACCGTCTCGACGATGTCCGCAGTCTGGATGGATTTCTCCTCGAAGTCGTTCAGCAGTTCCGTCGCGCGCTCGACGACTTCACGCCGCTTTGCGCTGCGGACGTCCTCGATTTCCGAGACCTCGATCTCGGCGCGACACGGTCCCACCTGTTCGATGGTCTCCAGTGCCGCGGCGAGAATCGCTGTTTCGACTCTATCGAGGCCGCTCGCGACGGTAATCTCGCCGAAGGACTGGCCACCTTCGGAGCGGATCTCCACGTCGATGCGGCCGACCTTCTTTGAGTCCTGTAGGTCCCGCAGGTCCAATTCGTCGCCGAGCAGCCCTTCCGTCTGGCCGAACACCGCGCCGACGACGTCGCTGCGCTCGACGACCCCCGCCGCCGTGATGTCGGCATGTATCAGATATTTCGCCGTATCTTGCATGATTGTCCTATTTTCGAGCCCGTCGAACGCTGTTCCGACGGACTGCTGTCACTATGCTGATGTTGGGTAGTACAGCGGAATAACCTTGCGCACGCGAGTCGGCAGTGAACAAACTCTTCCCCAGTTGCACTGCATGCAGACACTGCCGCAGTTGCGCAGTGGTTCGACGCTTTCGCTGTGGCTCGCCCCACTGCCTGACAGGTCAGCAGTTCACTCCAGCAATGGACGCATGCCGTCGATACCGGACTGGATGGCGTCGACTGGATTCTCGGGGTCGTCATGTTCGAAAACGAGCCATTCGGTTCCGGCCCCGCGGGCCGCATCGACCACGGCCTGAAGCGGGACGACACCCTCGCCGAGCGCCGTCGGCTCCCCGTCCTCAGTCATATCTTTGAGGTGGACGACGGGAACGCGCCCGTCGAGTCGCCGGATCAGTGCGACAGGGTCTTGACCTGCCGCGTGCGCCCAGCCGGCGTCGAACTCGAAGCCAATCGATGTCTGGTCGACGAGCGCGTCGAAGGCGGTGCCGTCGCCGAGCGGGACAAACTCGTGGTCGTGGTTGTGATACAGCAGCGGCCGGTCGAAATCCGCCGCAAGCATGCCAAGTAGCGTCGCCGTCGACTCGATGGCGCTCTCGCTTGCGAAGTGGTCGTCGTCGAGATACGGGAGGACGAGGTACGGCGCGTCGAGCGTCCGGACCTGATTGCGAACGGTTCGAGGGTCGGACTGCAGGTCTTCCAGTTGGACGTGGACGCCAGCAATGCCGAGTCCCGTTTCGTCGAGCGCGCGCCGGGACGCACCGGGATCACCAATGCCGGCGAACTCCACGCCGTCGTAGCCGGCGGCGGCGATGCGGCCGAGCACGTCCGAGAGGCGTTCCCGGAGGTCTCGAAGCGTCCAGAGCTGTATCGCTGTTCGCATACCACCGCTGCGAACGCTGTCATAAAATAAGTGGACGTACTACCGGGGCGCATGGGATTCACGGAAACCGAAATCGACCCCGCACGGTTCCTCGAAGATGTAGAGATGCGCATCGGCGAAATCGTCAACGTCGAGCCGTTCCCCGAAGCGCGCAAGGACGTGTACAAACTCGACGTGGACTTCGGCGACGAGACGCGCCAGTCCGCGGCGGGACTGACCGACGTGTACGACCCGGAGGAACTGCTCGGTTCACAGGTCGTCGCCGTCGTCAACCTCGGCACGGTCTCTATCGCCGGCTTCGAGAGCGAGTGTCTGGTCACCGGCGTCGACAGTGAGGACGGCGTCGTCCATCTGGCCCCCGAGCGGGAGGTCGAGCCGGGGACCCGCGTGTATTGAAGAAGATAGTTCTTCAACGAGAGACGGTGAAGGTTCGTTACCCATTAGTACCGCCAGCGGCTAGTTTGTCGTAATATGAGTACGGGCAGGGCCGTCGGGTGGACAGTCGTCGCGCTCGTGTTGATGGCGCTGGCAGTCCCGTGGTTCCTCTGGGACACCAGCGGGATTGCGGCTGGACTACCTGTGTGGCTGTGGTGGCACATCGGGTGGATGGCGCTCGCGAGCGTCGTCTTCGCCGTCTTCGCGCGCACCGACTGGGGCCTCGGTGTCGAGGAGGTGGGCTGAGATGGCCGACACCGCGCTCCAGTTGGGCATCGTCGGCGCGTACATGGTCGTCGCGCTCGCGGTGGGAGCCGTTGCCTATCGGCTCACCGACCGGACCGCCGAGGACTACTACCTCGCGAGCCGAACGCTGGGCACGGTTGTCCTGCTGTTCACGACATTTGCGACGCTGCTATCGGCCTTTACCTTCTTCGGCGGCCCGAACCTCGCGTTCAGCGCCGGCCCCGAATGGATACTCGTGATGGGGCTGATGGACGGCGTCATCTTCGCCGTCCTCTGGTACGTGCTGGGGTACAAGCAGTGGCTGGTCGGCAAGCGCCACGGCTACGTCACGCTCGGAGAGATGCTGGGCGACCGGTTCGGATCGACGGCACTCCGCGTTGTCGTCGCCGCCGTGAGCCTGTTCTGGCTGTTTCCGTACGTGATGCTCCAGCAGAAGGGAGCGGGGCAGGCCATCGTCGGCCTCACGAACGGCACGGTCCCGTTCTGGGTCGGGGCCGGCGGTATCACACTGTTCATGGTTCTCTACGTCGCGCTCTCGGGGATGCGCGGCGTCGCTTGGACCGACACGCTTCAGGGATTGTTCATGCTCTCGCTGGTCTGGGTCGCCGTCGCTTGGGTCCTCTCGGCCGTCGGCGGCGCGGGTGAGGCGACGGCGCTGTTAGCAACGGAGAAGCCCGCCTTCGTCGGTCTCGGCGGCGGCCTCTACACGCCGCAGTACATCATCTCGACCGCGGTCAGCATCGCCTTCGGCGTGACGATGTTCCCCCAGATCAACCAACGCTTCTTCGCCGCCGGGTCGAAGAAGGTGCTCAAACGTACGTTCGCGCTCTGGCCGGTGCTCGTGCTCCTCCTGTTCGTGCCGGCGTTTATGCTCGGCGCGTGGGCGGCCGGCCTCGGCGTGACGGTACCGGAGGGCGGCAACGTCATCCCGGCGCTGCTGGGCGAGTACACGCCGACGTGGTTCACCGCGCTGGTCATCGCCGGCGCGATGGCCGCGATGATGTCCTCCAGCGACTCCATGCTGCTGTCGGGGTCGTCGTACCTGACGCGGGACCTCTACCGGCCGCTGACCGGCCGCGACGACGCTAGCGACGAGCGGACCGACCGCCGTGAGGGGCTTGTCGCCCGCGTCGGCGTCGTCGCCTTCGCCACGCTGTCGTTCGTTGCGAGCCTCTACACGCCGGGAACGCTGGTCCAAATCGGCGATACCGCATTCAGCGGCTTCGCACAATTGACGGTTCCCGTCGCACTCGCGCTGTACTGGCAGGGGACGACGCGCTCGGGGATGTACGCCGGCGTGGTCGGCAGTCAGGTGTTCTACGGCCTGCACGTCTTCCCGGTACTTTCGACGATTGGGGGACTGGTCGGCCTCAACATCGCCCTGCCGACGGCGTACATGGGCTGGACACCCGGCGTCGTCGGCATTCTGGTCGGCCTCGTGCTGACGGTCGCCATCTCGCTGGTGACGGCCCCCGCTGCGACCGAGAATCGCACCGCCTACGCCGTCACCGGTCTCGAAAGCGACTGAAACGCCTTCGGTCCGGGCCCGACCATTCAGCGCGACAACCACCGGACGGCAGCCATCGTCGGACATGTAAACCTACAAAAGCGTCCAGACCAATGTGTCAGTATGGACTCCGATCAAAACGTTGGCGGTCGCGACCGCCTGATCCGAGCGGTGCTGGCAGTCGTCCTGACAATCGTCTCCCTGCGCTGGCTTCGCAGCGGGAAGCGCAAGCGCGGGCTGCTGGCCGGTGTCGGCGCGCTCGGTCTGGGATTCAACGCCTCAACGGGGTACTGTGGATTCAACGACACGCTCGACATCGATACGGCGGCCGATGACGACGACGTGTTCGCGCCGAGCGACGCGGACGACGACTCGGCGACCGACGAGCCGGCCGACGTGAGCGTTGACTTCACCTCGTCCGACGATGAGGCCTCGAACGGCCACGCCAGCGGTACGCTGACCTGCGCCGTCTGTGCGGACCCCATCGTTCCCGGAGAGCGCCGCGGACCGAACGAGGACGGCGCTATCGTGCACGAGAGCTGCGAGTAACGCACCGCCACTGCGCTCAGCGGCCCGAGTCTGGTTCTTTTTATAATCACCGTCCCAGTCTTTCACGTATGCAGACCCACATCGTCCCGGTCGGGTTCGACTACGACCGGCTCATCGCGCCGCTCGTGCGCGAGCAACTCGACGTTGACCGCGTCATCCTGCTCGAAGGGGCGGTCGGCAGCGAGGCCAACGTCGAGTACTCGCGCAACCTCGCCGAGAAGCTCGAGAAGGACTACCAGAACCTGCTCGGAGCGGAAACCGAGCGATTCGTCGTCGCCGACGTGTACGACTACGACGAGGCCTTCGAGCAGGCCTTCGAACTCATCAACGCCGAACTCGATGCGGGCAGCGAGGTGTGGGTCAACGTCTCCGCGATGCCCCGAACCGTCTCGTTTGCCTTCGCGACTGCGGCCCACTCGATCATGGTCGAGCGCGAGGGCGACCGGGACCGAATCCACACCTACTACACGGTCCCCGAGAAGTATCTGGAGACTGAGCTCGCGGAGGAACTGCGCAAGCAAATCGACATGCTAGAGGACATGCGCACGGGCGAAGAAGTCGACGAGCGGGTCGACGAGCGACTCGAAACCGCACGGGACCTGCTGTCGGAGTTCGACGAGCGCGGGACGACCATCGGCGCGAAGGAGATCGACGGCTCCCACATCGTCGAACTCCCGGTCGCCTCCTTCTCGAACGTCAAGCCCTTCGAGGAGGTCATCCTCTTTACGCTCGGCGAACACGGCGAGTTCGAGTCCGTCTCCGAACTGGCCCAGCAACTGGCCCGGGACATGGGCGAGGAGTACACAGACTCATTCCGCTCGAAGGTCATCTACAACGTCGACCGGCTCGGCCCCGGCGGGAAGGGGTACATCGAGCAGGAGGATCACGGGAAATCCTACCGGACGACACTCTCGCGCATCGGGCAACTGTGGGTCCGCGCCCACTCTGCCGAGGACCGCGATCACCGCGAGCCTGACCTGCCGTAGTCAGCGCTGTGAATCTGCTGGAACGCCAGCGAAAACCGAAGTCATTAATCCTGCCGTTGGTGGAATACTACATACATGGTGCGTCGACTCGCTTCCGATCTGGTTCTCGCGCCCGTCGGTGTAGGGGCCTCCACGCCCCACACCACCTCCCCAAATCGACGCACGCACCGCCGATAACCGCGCCGATAACCGCGCCGCAGTCCGATGCGACTCGGGTGTTACACCCACAGTTAGAATATGAGTGACACACAGGACTCACCGCAGGACGAATCGACTACAGACAACTCAGAAGACGCCCTCGACGGGGAGTACGACCCTCGCGAGGTAGAGCCGGAATGGCAGGACCAGTGGGTCGCGGACAAGACCTACGCCTACGACGAGGACGCTGACACCCGCTTCACTATCGACACGCCGCCGCCGACAGTGTCCGGGAACCTCCACATGGGCCACCTCTATCAGTTCACGCTGCAGGACTTCGTCGCCCGCTACCACCGGATGGCCGACGACACCGTCTACTTCCCCTTCGGATACGACGACAACGGCATCGCCTCGGAACGCCTCACCGAGCGTGAACTCGATATTCGACATCAGGATTACCCGCGGCGGGAGTTTCAGGAGAAGTGCCGAACGGTGTGTACCGGGTTCGAGGACGAGTTCACCGAGGACGTCCAGTCGCTAGCGATTTCCATCGACTGGGACAACACCTACAAGACCATCGCGCCGGACGTCCAGCGGGTCTCCCAACTGTCCTTCCTCGACCTCTACGAGCAGGGTCGGGAGTACCGTCAGCGCGCGCCGACTATCTGGTGTCCGGACTGTGAGACGGCCATCTCACAGGTCGAACAGGAAGACAAGGACAAGCACACGAAGTTCAACGACATCGCCTTTGATCTGGTCGAGACCGGCGAGGGGCCAGCCGACGAAGATGCTACCTTCACCATCTCGACGACACGACCGGAACTCCTGCCGGCGTGTGTCGCCGTCTTCGTCCATCCCGACGACGACGAGAATCAGCACCTCGTCGGCGGTTCCGCACGGGTGCCTATCTTCGAGCAGGAGGTCCCCGTCATCGCCGACGAGCGCGTCGACATGGAGACCGGCAGCGGTATCGTGATGTGCTGTACCTTCGGCGACCAGAACGACATCGAGTGGTATCAGGCGCATGACCTACCGCTGCGACTGGCCATCGACGAGTCCGCGACAATGACCGATGTGGCCGGCGAGTACGAGGGGATGCACACCACCGAGGCCCGCGAGGCCATCATCGAGGACCTCGACGAAGAGGGGGCGCTGCTTGAGAGCCGCGACCACGACCACACCGTGCAGGTCCACGAGCGCTGCGAGGAAGAGGTCGAGTACCTCGTCACCGAGCAGTGGTACATCGAACTGCTCGACAAGAAGGAGGAGTACATCGAGGCGGGCCGCCAGATGGAGTGGTTCCCCGAGAAGATGGCGACCCGCTACGAGCACTGGATCGAAGGGCTCGAATGGGACTGGTGTATCTCCCGCCAGCGCGACTCCGGTATCCCGATTCCGGTGTGGTACTGCGACGACTGCGGCGAACCCGTGATGGCCGAGCGCGAGCAGTTGCCGGTCGATCCGCTGTCGGACGACCCGCCGGCTGAGAGCTGTCCGCACTGTGGCCACGACTCGCTGACGCCCGAGGAGGACGTGTTCGACACGTGGGCGACATCGTCACTAACGCCGCTCGTGAATGCCGGGTGGGACTGGGACAGCGACGCCGGAGAGTTCACCTGGGACAACCCCGAGCTGTACCCGTTCGACCTTCGCCCGCAGGGTCACGACATCATCTCCTTCTGGCTGTTCCACACCGTCGTCAAGTGCTACGAGCACACCGGCGAGGTGCCCTTCGAGAACGTGATGATAAACGGGATGGTGCTGGACGAGAACCGCGAGGCGATGTCCAAATCGAAGGGCAACGTCATCCCGCCCAGCGAGGTCCTGGCGGAGTTCCCGGTCGACGCCACGCGCTACTGGGCCGCCGGTACTTCCATCGGCGACGACTTCCCGTACAAGGAGGGCGATCTGGAGGCCGGCGAACGGCTCCTCCAGAAGCTCTGGAACGCCTCCCGGCTGGTCGACCAGCTCACGCCGGCGAGCAAGCCCGACGAACCTGAAGACCTTGCGGCGGTCGACGAGTGGCTGCTGGCCGAACTGGACGCGACCGTGGAATCGGTCACGACGAAGTTCGAGGAGTACGAGTTCTCGAAGG
The Haloarcula sp. CBA1129 genome window above contains:
- a CDS encoding valine--tRNA ligase, producing the protein MSDTQDSPQDESTTDNSEDALDGEYDPREVEPEWQDQWVADKTYAYDEDADTRFTIDTPPPTVSGNLHMGHLYQFTLQDFVARYHRMADDTVYFPFGYDDNGIASERLTERELDIRHQDYPRREFQEKCRTVCTGFEDEFTEDVQSLAISIDWDNTYKTIAPDVQRVSQLSFLDLYEQGREYRQRAPTIWCPDCETAISQVEQEDKDKHTKFNDIAFDLVETGEGPADEDATFTISTTRPELLPACVAVFVHPDDDENQHLVGGSARVPIFEQEVPVIADERVDMETGSGIVMCCTFGDQNDIEWYQAHDLPLRLAIDESATMTDVAGEYEGMHTTEAREAIIEDLDEEGALLESRDHDHTVQVHERCEEEVEYLVTEQWYIELLDKKEEYIEAGRQMEWFPEKMATRYEHWIEGLEWDWCISRQRDSGIPIPVWYCDDCGEPVMAEREQLPVDPLSDDPPAESCPHCGHDSLTPEEDVFDTWATSSLTPLVNAGWDWDSDAGEFTWDNPELYPFDLRPQGHDIISFWLFHTVVKCYEHTGEVPFENVMINGMVLDENREAMSKSKGNVIPPSEVLAEFPVDATRYWAAGTSIGDDFPYKEGDLEAGERLLQKLWNASRLVDQLTPASKPDEPEDLAAVDEWLLAELDATVESVTTKFEEYEFSKARNELRSFFWNTFCDDYLEIAKQRLSDGGDVSTEFTLLEAHRTFLQLFAPFLPHITEELWERCYSESEAQRASEQSSGQGPRDEDRSIHTTDWPTAGGYDADLEAGETAMEVVSALRRYKTENGLPLNADLDHVEVFGHIAGFEDAVAEAMHVAQLDTYDEAPDITTEVSGIDLDYSIVGPEFGSEVGAIDAAIEDGDYEVDGDTLQVAGVELDDEMFTVEESRTYSGEGEMTETESAVVVVR